The genome window ATAAATGTTGGGCGTTGGTGTAATGGTAAAGCTGCTCCTTGGCAATCCAGGTGACCAGGGTTAGAATTGAAACGGCCTCTCCACTTGCACGGAGAAGACAGCATATATTGATTCCCCCCAGACCCCACATTGCATGGTAGGGGGTGACGGATACGCACCGTTTTGAATTGGCCCGCGTCCATCTTCATCGTCTCAGGTTAAggatgaagaagaaaaaggagaggaTAGAAGAGCTGGGGACGACGGGAGGAAGCACGGCCTGCAACCCTGAAACGGGGCGAGGGAGAGGGCCAGGGCGGGGGCGGGGGCGTCTTTGCAACCAAGGTGATTTAGTACGCAGCCGTGCCATTCGAAGGAGCCGCGAGATGGCACCCACCAGACCTCCCGTGACATCCGCAGGCGCGGGTGGTCGCCATTCGCCGTTGCCTTCCTTCCCTAGCGCCATTTCCGtcggagctctctctctctctctcttctctctctctctctctatcctcgctctcttttatttatatatatatagatacgatTGTCCGAAAAaatatccttttttatttttctcgaaTGACACTTCCCTTTTCATAATTTTCAAACAATCAccctttatttttaatatttcaaaaaaaACGCCTTTAAAAAACTgtaattttttctcacccaaatcaaaaaaaaaatcccaGTAATTATTTAGAGTATTTTTCGAACAatcgcacatatatatatatataaagttctgCGATTCATTAGCaaatgaatgatttgaagataaacaaATCCAGCAAATCATAACATCTGCCAAAAAATAATCACCACAATCAGATGAAATCAATGTGTATATATGCAATTATTGATTGAACAATGCAATTGTTTAAGATAAAAGAAACCACGTTATATCAACAAAATGTACAAAACTGTGTTATTTGCTGCCTTACAGGTAAATGTGTTGAGAATTCCAAGATGCATATACTCCAACCACATGTACGAGACTTCCgtgaaacaaataaaataaacccTAGGAACCTAAATACATCAGGCAGTAGCACTTTGAAATCTGCAATTTAGATTTGCCAGTTGACTTCAAGATGGGTGTTTTAAGTTCCCAATCTTCTCTGCAACTCCTTGTGTTGGCTTACAGCTAAAACATCAAACACTTGCATTACCAAGAAGTTTGTTTCTGGGTTTTGAAACCCAAGACTATACTCCTATCTCCTCTCTAACCAGTATGACGAGGCAGGTTATATCAAAATGATCCGAAGCAACAGTATTTTCTTCCTATCTTTGCAATCTTTCGGACTGATTTTAATCCATTCCCCTTTAAAGTCCTGCGTCTATGTGTGGTATCGGCAATTCGGTTGGCCTGACTGCCCTGAGATTTACTAGTTGTAGAAGCCTTTCCATCGTGCCACAACTCATCAGTTGATGAGGAATGTTCTGGGTGTGAAGTCACTCCATTTCTAATCAACCAACTTGCAGGATTGCTATCTTCAATCACAAGATCAGCAGTTCTATTAATTGAACCTGTGTACAAGAATACAGACTGATAGCTGCAAAAAATAACATTAAGATATCCAAAATTGGGTGATAAAATAACGGATAATTTTAGACATATAAAATGAAGAGATGATAACCCAGAATTCAATAAAATGAAAACATaacacatatatataaaaaaaaagataacttcAAGGGAATATTATGGAATTGGAGTGGACAACTTGAGAGAGATCAAGTTTACCAGCTGCTATCCTACTGTAGTCTCTGTTTTATAATTTAATAACAATTGATTGCTAAGACCTGGATGGAGGGAAATGtctctttcttttgttgtttgtTTATGAACAATATTAGTAGCTAATAATTTCTGAGACTGATGACTTTAGATGATAATCATGGATAACAACCCTGCAAAAGCATGTTATTGaaaatcaataaattaaaaacatATTAATAAAGAAGTAACAGTGAGGTCATTATCCCAATCAtgctagaaaataaaaatataaccaGGAGTGGTTTTATCCTCTTGGTTGTAAGATAGCAGGCTAGTGAGCAGTGAAACACATATTATTGCCTAAAATCTCACTAAATACATTGAAGGATCTACGAGTAGATACCGACAAGTTCGCGTACAGGACCATGAAATCAATTGCGAGTTATTTGAGTAACAAAAATCTTATTTAAAAATGCATAGTTTCTCAGAAATACTTACTACAATGGAAGGGGACCAGAATTGATATACCTGGTGGGGAAGGCCTGATAACCACCTGACTTGATTCTGTAGGTACAGAGATACTGAACCTGTGATACGTAAGCTCTTCTTCTACTCCAAGACCATGGTCAGTCTCAATATCCCTCAATAATGCATCAGTATCAAAGAATTCATCAGAATTTACTGACATGAGGCTAGAATTATCTGAACTAGCTGAAGGTATCTCCGGACAATATAGATCATTTATCTCCAAGAATTCTCCATTTGAAAAATCACAAGTTCCAAACATGTTCTCATTAGTATTCTCAGGTAAAGGCTCATCAGGCCTCCTGCTGGACAATGCTGATTGCTCCTGACCTTTCTCAGCGACAGTCTATATTAGAGTATGTCAAACTCAGTAAGCACTAGAGTGAagtcaaaaagaaaagatcttagcATTGTAATATAGATAGATCTGCTAAAGTTATTTTCGCTACAACATTAACAGCTCTTGTTGTCAGTAACATATTAAGAGCACAAGGCACTTAATAGCTCTTGTTGCTGAGAAAGGAACCACAGTTAAAGGAAAGATATAACCAATACCTGGGAATTGTTGGCTGAAATCCTCGAGGATGAGTTGCCCTCTTCTTTCTCTAGAAGGGTCAACAATATTCGTTCTATGTACTCACCACCAGAATCACCTGCACTAGCAGAAAAAAAATGTTCTTCTTGATTTGTCCTTCTATCAGTTTGCTGAAAGACTCTACACAAGGAACCATAGTTCTTCTGTAAAATCATGTGAAACAGCAAATTCTATTAATGAGGTTCTATAGATTAACTATTTGTCAAGAGATATAAGAAATAAGGATTAAGACTTAATTGAGTACCTTTGAGGAATTATATCCATTTGACATATGCTGTTCCGCCTGATACTCATACATCACCCACCCAGTTCTTTCTCCAAAAGGTTCTTTGCCTCTATAAAATTCCAGGGTCATTTTTCTACCAATAGCGCAGGTACTTGTATAAATTTTACGATCATTTGTTGGCTTCCAATATCCAGATCTTGTTACTTTCATTTCAGAGTTCCCATTAGGAGATCTCGGGGCCCCTGAATGGTACAGATACCAAATGTTTTCTGCATAACATCTTGACCATGTCAGCTCCTTACTCAAAGCTTTCTAGTAAACGCAAATTGAAAAAGGAAAAAACAGGGTGGAATTGATGTTGGAGAAGCTGATCTCACTCAGTCACAGCTTACTCAACTTGCAGCACAAACAACAGTAATTAGATGGATGCTTGTTAAATTCAGTTGTTCCCTTATTAATTCTTTTAATTGGATAACATTATTTCACGTACAGTTGTTCCCTCTTTAACAAATATCAATGCATTTGTCAGGGGCTCTTGAAAGTTTCAACTGTCAAGGATCCATGTGATTGGCACCTTAGCCTAAGGTGTGCAAATTGATGACAACATATTAAATTCCCATCCAAAATTTGCCTTATGATTAAAGTCATCCTCGTTTTGTATTTTCATAGCAGTTTGCTCCAGCTCTCAAGATGCATGTCACATGACCTATCTGTGATAAGTATGCACTATTGTTGtacaattaattcatatatttagttTCTCTGTATGGATTCAGTGGAAAATATATCATAGATAACTAGGACCCTGATTCATTCTTTCAGTTTCATGTTAAACATTTGTGACCTATTGGGCGTTGAATTTGTTAAAGGATATAGCCAAATGAACAACAGAATACACCAAATTAACCATAGAAACTAATTCATTTTTAGATCTGAGCAGCATCATTCTGTCTAAACCAACAGCTCACAGAAGAAAGGAAAAACATAGAAGCAACAAAAAtggatttaattattaaatgttGTTGTTCATTTCTAGAAATGAGCATCCATGTCTTCCTACTAAATAAAGATACTTAATACCACAATTTATTAAGAATGGTAATCCTCCATCCGGAAAATCTAAAACAAACGTCATCGTAATAAACTTCTGAGTACTAAGATCTAATGAGCATAAAACAAATAGTAAGCATAACTTATAAAAATAGTAAGCACAACAAGTAAACCCAGTTATGATTCCTGAACAAACTCTTTTAGTTATATTACAGAGGATATATGACAACTGAGGTTAACAACATTTTGCTATCAGAAAAGCTCTGCACAATCATCATCAGTCATGATATACGGCTACTAAAAGTCTAAAACTATTGTATTCCCTTATAAAGATACCATGACTTGTAATGAGCTAAAATCATTCAAAGTTGAAACCAATCAACACCAATTAGTCCTAGAAGATGGTTCACAATTTTACTAACAACCACATTACTGCAAGAAAGACTTGGACTTCACAAATCAATattttacattatgataccttaattGTGAAAGCCATTATGACAAGAATATATAACGGGCAACTGGAATATGAACCAAAACTAACCAGGAGAATTCCATGGTTCAACGTTGAAAGGATTCACTTCAGTGACAACATTGTCTGGAGTGGCATCCCCAGGTTTCCTTTGATCCAAGAACAGTACAAGTTCTTCATCAGGTGAATGAATGTCAATGCCAACTGGCACAGACTCAATTGCAGAAGGGCACATGTCAATCctgaattgatatatatatacagaccCTGAATTGATAAGCTCGACTAAACCTAAAGGTGAAAATAAGCACAACAAATCTTTGCATAAGATAACAACAAgtgcaacaaatggagaagacaGCAAGGACGGATTGTAACAAACTAGCCTCGCTTGTCAAGCAAAGATCGAATTTCCATAAACAACTACATCACAAGTCAGACTATCTGTTTGCTAGCCAAACAGGCTAAAGAATCCATGCATACCAATAAAACCAGAAGGGAGAACCAAATCCGGAAATTTGAAATCTATAGAGAAAGAACGCCTACAAACAGTAAAATTGGAAAGGTAAGGTGAATATGAactgaagatatttttatgctgGCACACCGGATCTGAAATTTGAggttaatagaaaaaaaaacacaGGAAACGAAAAAACACTAAATTCGGAAATGTAAGGTGAATATGAACTGAAGATCTTTATGGAAGCACTCATCAGTCaaaatttatgcaaaatatgacAGCATCACCACTGAAAGCATATATATACCGAAGAAAAACCAAGCCTTAGTCCAAAGATATGAATCAGAATGCTTACATACACAAACATAGGAAAGATGAACTAAATTACGAGCAAAAACACCCAAATCTGCCAAAACCAACAAAGAATTTCCTTATATCCAAAATTCACTCCCACGATTGAAACGAGTGCCCCAACAGAGTGCGAGAGAAACCATCGGTGGGGTTCCGAACAATTCAGCGCCTTCTCAAAATTGCAAAAAGAACAAAGCAATTCTCATCAAGGTGATTCCAAAGGCGAGGAAAAGGACGAAGTCCCTCGGAAGGAACGAACTTGTTGTTATCACAAAAACCCAAGAATTAGAACCGTGATCAGAACGAAAAGAATCAAAGCTCGAATTCTGAATCTAACCTCGAATCCGAACCTCTCCGCACCGAAGGGGGCGGCGCGATGGGCGTTTATATCGAGATGATGGCAGCAGATCTTAACCCAGGCGAAAACGTACAGCCCGCGGTGAGTTTAAGCGCAGTGAGGGGAGCTGTTGGCCCTGCCCGGGAAACGATGACGTCACCCGAGACACGCCGCCGTTAATTGTGTCAAGGAATATTCGCATCGTTATCGCGCTTAATGAGAAGAAAGAGGACACCGGAAACAGTGTTAAACGGCGCGACAAACAGTCACGTGTAGTGGTGGGACGCGTCTCTGGGCACGCGGAATCGGATCGCCGACGTGTACTCAGCCCTCGTTCGCCGGGTAGGGACAACCGAGTGGTCCCCGGTCGGTGGCATTGGCGGGGCCCATTACACGTGGGACTGGCACCAAGTTCAAAAGGCCTTCGCTTCTAGAACACGAAAGCGTGACTGTCTTATCCTGTGCACGTCCACGTTCACTGCATGTTGACCGTCCCCACCATCCATGCGCAGTGGAATGCCTATTTGATTATTTTATTCTATTTTTGTACCAATTGCGACATCAAAAGCGTTTTGTCGAACTGTGATAAACGATGTGTTATTATATACAATAAATACCAGCGTGCAGACGAGGGTTTATCATATATTTACGAAATTATTTATACCAGCAAGTATGACTATTAAATTAATGGACAAACTTTTAAGAACCTAAAAAATTGTCACTTTTGCATGCACAAACACACATCTGCATGCCTCCAttgatatgaaaataataatgcaTCATTATGTGACGatttcgaataaatcatatatcaattctcGAACATACCTACACCTATGCATGAACGGCAACATGCAGCCACACGTGTACAGTAACATAAGCTATAGACGACAATATCAAGTATCTATCATAACCCTAATGAAACTGATCAATAAGGAGACAGAGGcaaggaaggaaggtaaggaacGAAAAGGAGAGAAGATAGATGATGTGCTTTCATATCGAACCACACCATGAAACTGATGCAGAAAATGACATGCATTCGATAGAGAGAAGTTGCTGACATCAACTGATCACTAACTTTGGCATATATTTAATGGATGACAATAATGTCAAACTTGATTATGAATAAACGTGACAAATTTTGAATACCATTCCATCACCAAACTACAAACTTAATAATTCAGGAGGAATTCTTTGGATTAAGAATGTTTTCAACATAGTTCCAAAAATGAAAGATAAGGAGTCAAAAGACAGGGCAAGAGAAATAAGAACAAAATCAAAAGGGTTTCAACCAAATTATCCACTTAAACATATACTTTCAAGGGGTGTTGACTCTTGTAGATCTTCCGGTAATTCTATCACATTGCAGCAATTGCGTTTCTGTAATGCCTTGTAGACCTTCTTTGAGTCACCATTCTTCATTATTGTCCCCTACAATTTAATTGTTCTTTCAAATACCAAAGAAATAGAACCAAATTGACCAGACAACCAAGACCTGAAGCTATCATATCTATTAAGAAACTTGATAAAAGTCCATCACAAAATCCGGCAACCCAAAGAACAGGATGGAATTTAGGTGACAACCAAATTGGTTGAGATGGTAGCTACAGTGCCAGTGGTGGAGCAATCTTAACCAACAAACATCATGTCTCATCAATACCACATGGAAACATGTCATTGGATACCAACAACGATTAAAGAAACACATTCCATATATGTGAAAATTGTAAAAGAAGCACGTTGTAATAGCTCATAAAGAACATCTTCCAATTATCTCACTAAGACATAGCCATGATAAGAAATGTTTTTCAGTACGAAGGAAAATCGTTGCATAATTAGAACAACAATCTTAGCTTCCTACGAATAAAGGAGGGATAAAGAGACTAGTTTATTACTCAAAATGTGATTGCAGGCTATCTGATGAACCAGAAATATAAACATCTAAGGCTCAACCGTCATCACCTGCTGCCACTCCCCATCTACTGCTTCTTTCCACAAGGTGACATTGTTGTTCCCGTCAGCCACAGCCAATATACTCCCCGTAAGTGACCAAGAAACCCTCCACACAGGATTGTGAAAATCATTCAGAACTTTACCCTCCCACTGTTCACCTTCCTTTGCCACGGTCCATATGACTACGGTGCCATCCTGCGAAGCACTTGCAATGGTAGATTTAGGGAGCCCCAGATTCGGTGCCCAAGCCACATCTCTCACCCAATCAGCATGCATTTGAAGTGCAGGAAAACAATCCATCTTCCATATACCATTGTAAAGTTTCCACACTTTAACCGTGTTATCACAGCCACCAGAGACGAGCTTTTCGACAGGATAAAACTGGCCTGAACCAACAAGTGCACCAGGGGCCAAAGCTGGGGCCCAGGACACCGAAGTCACACCAACTGGGTGTGCCTGGTCAATTCTAGTGGTATCCCAGCCACCATCCGTTCGAGCCGTGAAGACCGATATATTCCCATCCGAGGAACCACTTGCCAAGCGGAGGCCAAGCTCGTATGGCGCCCATGCGATGGAATTGACAGAGGATTTGTGCTCGGTGAAAACATGAGCCTGAGACCACTCGTCAGGCTTGCTCCCTTCTTTCCAGATGATCACCCTACCATCATAGCTGCAAGAGGCCAGCATGGATCCGAACTTGGGGTGGGCCCAAGTGACCTGCCACACTGGACCTTGGTGGCCGGTCAATGTTGCAAGATGCTGGTGCGAAGAACCACTGACCCCGATGATCTTAATAGCCGCATCAGAAGAAGCCGTGGCCAGGCGCTTGCCGTAGTAGTCCATCGATACATCATGAACAACATCCTGGTGACCTGTCTCTATCTTCTGGGAAGGCATTGCTTCAATTCCAAACTAGGAACTTATACTCACCCAAAAACTCTGCATCCAAATACTTTTGTGTTATTTATGACCTAGCAACACATAGTTAGCAGCACAAAAATGCACCAAGACCATAATGGATATGAATACTAAACAGCGAATTGAAAATGTTAGATCTAACCCAGAGGCAAAGAAAATATATTGACAAATTATCATCAAAACATCAAATAATTCGTCAAAGAACCCATTGGCATACAGATAACATACAGTTGCATTAGCAATTACAAGGATCTTAGTTAAAATCTTTACCTGCCTCCTGAAAAGAAGTTGTTTGCTAACGTTCGTGTCTTGAATTAAGACGGTGAAGAAGCAATCAGACATAACCGTGTTGGGTACGGAGATCAGCGACAAGAAGCGATATAGAGTTGTAAAAGCCTGAACTTTTAGAACAGTTTTCGATTCAAATTAAAGGTAACTAAGGTTTCCATAGCAAAAAAGCTCGCGCATCAAGAGATCCAGAAGCCCTAGATATAGGTTAAAGAAAAGCAACGAGAAATCCACGAATCGGggagaagaaaaaaatatcaaagCAAGATCTATGCAGAAGGAAACGAATCAAAGAGAAGGAATTAAAGAGCAGCGCGGCTGTTACCTGTGGAGAAAGATCGAGCACGGAAGCTACCAAGCGGATGGATCCCGGGCACGATGCTCCTCCGTGTCTCATGTTGCTTTATGGCCTCGGAAACCAAGCGGGATTAACAAACGCGACTCGTTCATGTAATGGGCCTCTACACCGGCCCAATTATGACATAATGTTATTGGGCTTAATTCACGTAGGGCTTATGGTGAGGCATATTGATTGCGGTTTGGTTGAATTTGGTTCGTATCAAGTAAAACTTGAACCGAACGAAGTTCCTTAAACAGTTTTTATTATTAATTGTTTTCATTTTTCTTGCTCATAAAAGTTAGTAATACTAATGATTTTAAGGAGAAATCAATAGTCAAGTGTAGTTGAGGATGGATGATTTTCTTGGGAagatttttctataaaatatttatatattagatATTTTTCAAAGGTACTTTTATTCGAATAATATCTCTAATTTAAAGAATACTTATaatatttctttaaaaaaaatttaaggaaTATTTCATGGAATGTTACTTTGCACTCTTGTCCATGTGACGATTATGCGTTCGATGATGATTAGTTGATAGTATATTCCCTATTATTTGTTCCTCTCCTCCCTCCGAAAATGTGCTTTAGGGTTCTTGCGAGAGAGGAGTTTGAAGTGTGAGATTTGATTTATTCGACACGAGAGTATTTGAGGTCTTCTCTCATGGATCAGGTTTTCCTAACTTACAGTCAAGCACGTTTTGTCTTACACCTCCATCATAGCGAATTTATTTTCATATTGGTCAAAATTTTCTAACTCATATGTCTCAAACAAATGTTGTCTTATGCCTCTATTATGACATATTATTTTACATGGATaaggttttctcgactcatgctTCTCGGACAAAATTTGTCATATGTCTTCGCCATGATAGATTTCTCCTTATACGGATCAAGTTTTTCTGACTCACGTACCTCATGCATATTTACTTTCATCGTGATGAATTTCTTTTACGTGGGTCAGGTTTTTTCGATTTATGTATTTCAGACATATTCTTCTATGTGCTTCTATCATGATGCATTTCTTTTTATGTGGTCGGGTTTTCTCAACTCATATATCACAGGCATATTTTACCTTTGTATCTCTACAACAGTAGATTTTTTCTCTTATAGGTCGGGTTTTCCCAACTtatctcaaatatattttatcCTATGCCT of Musa acuminata AAA Group cultivar baxijiao chromosome BXJ1-7, Cavendish_Baxijiao_AAA, whole genome shotgun sequence contains these proteins:
- the LOC135679578 gene encoding NAC domain-containing protein 72-like isoform X1, with amino-acid sequence MCPSAIESVPVGIDIHSPDEELVLFLDQRKPGDATPDNVVTEVNPFNVEPWNSPENIWYLYHSGAPRSPNGNSEMKVTRSGYWKPTNDRKIYTSTCAIGRKMTLEFYRGKEPFGERTGWVMYEYQAEQHMSNGYNSSKKNYGSLCRVFQQTDRRTNQEEHFFSASAGDSGGEYIERILLTLLEKEEGNSSSRISANNSQTVAEKGQEQSALSSRRPDEPLPENTNENMFGTCDFSNGEFLEINDLYCPEIPSASSDNSSLMSVNSDEFFDTDALLRDIETDHGLGVEEELTYHRFSISVPTESSQVVIRPSPPGISILVPFHCSSINRTADLVIEDSNPASWLIRNGVTSHPEHSSSTDELWHDGKASTTSKSQGSQANRIADTTHRRRTLKGNGLKSVRKIAKIGRKYCCFGSF
- the LOC135679578 gene encoding NAC domain-containing protein 72-like isoform X2 → MCPSAIESVPVGIDIHSPDEELVLFLDQRKPGDATPDNVVTEVNPFNVEPWNSPENIWYLYHSGAPRSPNGNSEMKVTRSGYWKPTNDRKIYTSTCAIGRKMTLEFYRGKEPFGERTGWVMYEYQAEQHMSNGYNSSKKNYGSLCRVFQQTDRRTNQEEHFFSASAGDSGGEYIERILLTLLEKEEGNSSSRISANNSQTVAEKGQEQSALSSRRPDEPLPENTNENMFGTCDFSNGEFLEINDLYCPEIPSASSDNSSLMSVNSDEFFDTDALLRDIETDHGLGVEEELTYHRFSISVPTESSQVVIRPSPPGSINRTADLVIEDSNPASWLIRNGVTSHPEHSSSTDELWHDGKASTTSKSQGSQANRIADTTHRRRTLKGNGLKSVRKIAKIGRKYCCFGSF
- the LOC135679578 gene encoding NAC domain-containing protein 72-like isoform X3; the protein is MCPSAIESVPVGIDIHSPDEELVLFLDQRKPGDATPDNVVTEVNPFNVEPWNSPENIWYLYHSGAPRSPNGNSEMKVTRSGYWKPTNDRKIYTSTCAIGRKMTLEFYRGKEPFGERTGWVMYEYQAEQHMSNGYNSSKKNYGSLCRVFQQTDRRTNQEEHFFSASAGDSGGEYIERILLTLLEKEEGNSSSRISANNSQTVAEKGQEQSALSSRRPDEPLPENTNENMFGTCDFSNGEFLEINDLYCPEIPSASSDNSSLMSVNSDEFFDTDALLRDIETDHGLGVEEELTYHRFSISVPTESSQVVIRPSPPDSNPASWLIRNGVTSHPEHSSSTDELWHDGKASTTSKSQGSQANRIADTTHRRRTLKGNGLKSVRKIAKIGRKYCCFGSF
- the LOC135679578 gene encoding NAC domain-containing protein 72-like isoform X4; this encodes MCPSAIESVPVGIDIHSPDEELVLFLDQRKPGDATPDNVVTEVNPFNVEPWNSPENIWYLYHSGAPRSPNGNSEMKVTRSGYWKPTNDRKIYTSTCAIGRKMTLEFYRGKEPFGERTGWVMYEYQAEQHMSNGYNSSKKNYGSLCRVFQQTDRRTNQEEHFFSASAGDSGGEYIERILLTLLEKEEGNSSSRISANNSQTVAEKGQEQSALSSRRPDEPLPENTNENMFGTCDFSNGEFLEINDLYCPEIPSASSDNSSLMSVNSDEFFDTDALLRDIETDHGLGVEEELTYHRFSISVPTESSQVVIRPSPPAISLYSCTQVQLIELLIL
- the LOC135580838 gene encoding protein transport protein SEC13 homolog B-like; translation: MPSQKIETGHQDVVHDVSMDYYGKRLATASSDAAIKIIGVSGSSHQHLATLTGHQGPVWQVTWAHPKFGSMLASCSYDGRVIIWKEGSKPDEWSQAHVFTEHKSSVNSIAWAPYELGLRLASGSSDGNISVFTARTDGGWDTTRIDQAHPVGVTSVSWAPALAPGALVGSGQFYPVEKLVSGGCDNTVKVWKLYNGIWKMDCFPALQMHADWVRDVAWAPNLGLPKSTIASASQDGTVVIWTVAKEGEQWEGKVLNDFHNPVWRVSWSLTGSILAVADGNNNVTLWKEAVDGEWQQVMTVEP